The region GTGACCTTGGCGGCGGTTTCCTCGTTCCCCAGCTTGACGGAATCTTCCAGGCTTTGTTTGTCGGCCACGCTCCTCTCCAGGTGATCGTTGGCCTGCCGCAGCATCGCCTGCAGTTTTTTGACCTGCGGAGCGAGTCGTCAACACTCGAGAGCGGGCCCAaacgcaggcgcaggcgcagcgCCGCGACGGGGCGGACCTGATCTCGAGTGTCGGCTTCCTGGCCCTGGATGGCCTGCAGCTGCTTCTCGTAGTTGGAGCACATGTCGCAGCGGCGGCCCAGCTTCCTGCCCGCGTTCTTCACCTGAGGAGGCAAACAAAGCCCGTCGGGGGGGGACGCAGGATTAGGCACACCGATGCAAGCGCTCCGTCCAACGCAGTCGCGCATCAATGCATTGTAATATAAAAACAGAAAGCTTGGTGACGTGATGAAGGTTACAActggacgttttttttaaacaattgtatgttttttaaatttgtttaattattatattatatattgtattttttttttcaatagatgAAAAAAGTACCAATCACATTTTTAGATTTTTGTGATTCTAAAGTTATTTTTGAATCAAGAAGGCCTACGGTTGCTTTTTAAGGAAATTGTGCGCCGGAagttctgcctagcaacaagtgtctgcctagcaacaagaaaATGGTTACATAAGTATCTCCCCACCCCCATCATCATTGCCCATGTGACCTAATTTTCCTCATGTGGGGAGGAGCTTAAATTTAGCCCAGGTTGTGTCGATGTGCATTTctgctgcccccccaccccacccccaatccTACATAGGCCAGCCGCTCCATTTTTGGCCGGGCCTCAATTGCGTTCGCTATTTCAACGCACCTCCTGCTGCAGCAGGTTCCACTCGCTGTCGCTGACCAGTCGGTAGCCGGCAGGGGGCAAGTAGGCGGCGTCGGGGGCTTGCGAGATGCTGGAGAGCAGCGACGCCGTCTCCTCCTGCTCGGGCGTCATGGCCTTGATGGCCTTCTCCTGATCTTTGGTGAGCAGGAAGTGGCTGGCCGTCAGCTTGACGGAACCGACGGAGCCGCCGTCTCCCAGGCCGGCGTCCGCCGCCGCGCCGCAGTCGGCCCCCACCAGGGGCCCGAAGTCGGACTCGTCCAAGTGGCCGGCCGACTTGGCCTTGTGGTTCAGGCCCGGCGTGGCCGACAGGGAGGAGCCCAGGCTGTCGGTGGACTGCACCCTGCGCAGGTTCTCCCTGTAGGGGTCCGGCGGGCCGCCGGGCACCGAGTCGGCGTCCAGCGAGTGCATGGAGCCGTGGGCGCTGTGGTCGGTCGGCGCCTGGGGAGGGCAAAGCCAAAGATGGAGGCAAAGCAAACCAGCTCATCGAGCAACATAATAAGGTAAAAGTCATCCAGCACCTCCTCAACGCTCAAGCCCAGGAAGATGTCCTCCAAGGGCTCCGTGTTGTCCGCGCCGTCTTCCTCGTGCAGATCCTTCATTTGGCTCAGCCTCTCCTTCTCGTCGTCTTCCTGCAAGAGACGCGGCGTCAAGGCGGCAAAGGCCCGAGCGGGACTTCCCGGCCATTTGCAGTTTCTCCGCTGGCGGACCTGGTCCTTCTTCTTGATCTCCTCCACCTGCCGCAGCTGCTCGGAGGAGAGCACGCTCTCGATCCTCTGCATGTCCCTCATGAGGAGGCGCTGCGACTCCAGGAACTGATCGTTGGCTCGCTGCCACGTGTGCTTGAGCTGGTTGTGCTGCTGCCGCTCCAGCTCCAGCTTGTGGCACACTGGACCCGGCCGACgcgtacaaagaaaaaaagcaggggggggctttcaattgaatattttttttcctttctgtgtcCATGAACTTTTTTGCTCTTTTCAtgtctcgtgtttttttttttctttttttttttgtggactggATTTCAATGACCTTCGTGAAGCTCCCGCCGCAGTTTCTCGGCGTCCTCCTGCAGGACCGACTTCTGCGTGTTGAGCACGGCCACGTACATCTCCAGGTCGGTGCGACACGACTTCTCCGCCTCCAAAACGTGGTTGAGCTCCTTCACCtggcgtgatttttttttttaatatgatgactttcttcttcttgcaACGTTTGAATGATCAAAAGCTTGACCTTGGACGCCTCGAGTTCCTTGACCCTGTCCTCGGCCGCCGACAGCTTGGCTTTGAGCGCGCCGATCTCCTGTTCCATGGGCATGACCACCGAGCGGAGCTTTTCCGCATCCTCTTGAGCCTTTCCAGCAAGCAAGGACAGCGAGCGCATTGCATTGAGGTATCATTCGGCTGTAGATTTTGGCAAAATATCATGAAAACGAGAGTTCACGCTTCCACGCGAGATGGCGGCTCCGCtcgaggcgagcagcggcgaGCGTACCTTCTTCATGTCGTCCTCCAGGTTTTGCTCCTCCTGGGGCTCGTCGAGCCGCCGCCGGAGGTCTGCCACCTCCCTCTCCACGGCCTCGCGGTACTGGCCCCACTGGGCTCGCTCCTGCTCCAGACGCTGGTGGAACTGGACCTCGTACTCGCAAACGGTTTCTGAGGCGGGATGTGACACGCGCGTTACGACACAAGGATCTATTTTGAGGGATGAGCCCACGTCATGTGCTCGATTACAGCCGCAGCTGCTGTGAAATGTGCAATGTCAATAAAGTACTCAAAGCgtgctgggagggggggggggggtctcaacgTGCCTTTCATGATGGCCTGCAGCGAAGCCACCTCCTCCTGCCACTGGCCGCGGACCTGATCGATGGCCTCCTGCTTGGTGTTCTCCGACACCGTGGCCACCGCCTTGATGGTCTCGATCTCGGAGCGGGCCTGG is a window of Hippocampus zosterae strain Florida chromosome 16, ASM2543408v3, whole genome shotgun sequence DNA encoding:
- the LOC127588760 gene encoding rab GTPase-binding effector protein 1-like isoform X1; translation: MRSLSLLAGKAQEDAEKLRSVVMPMEQEIGALKAKLSAAEDRVKELEASKVKELNHVLEAEKSCRTDLEMYVAVLNTQKSVLQEDAEKLRRELHEVCHKLELERQQHNQLKHTWQRANDQFLESQRLLMRDMQRIESVLSSEQLRQVEEIKKKDQEDDEKERLSQMKDLHEEDGADNTEPLEDIFLGLSVEEAPTDHSAHGSMHSLDADSVPGGPPDPYRENLRRVQSTDSLGSSLSATPGLNHKAKSAGHLDESDFGPLVGADCGAAADAGLGDGGSVGSVKLTASHFLLTKDQEKAIKAMTPEQEETASLLSSISQAPDAAYLPPAGYRLVSDSEWNLLQQEVKNAGRKLGRRCDMCSNYEKQLQAIQGQEADTRDQVKKLQAMLRQANDHLERSVADKQSLEDSVKLGNEETAAKVSALVRRVQESERLLATLQEAFGEAKRNTQGQMAALAQSREQLADELSRLQRDNESLQGKRRLHSELLEQDGFAMPDNVQELQATVLRLREDTATLRTSAEHTEEKLMAEILFLKEQIQAEQCLKENLEDTLQTEIEGCKEEIASFSGLKTELQRIKMEKEQLQISLSQKTERLESIRSLRIGLEQQLRELHAAKSALESQVFEEKDRAQRLQTELDVSEQVQKDFVKLSQTLQVQLERIRQADSLERIRLILNDTNLTDINQLPDT
- the LOC127588760 gene encoding rab GTPase-binding effector protein 1-like isoform X2, whose product is MAEQAAGAPPSSQHDDELQQRMEALERERAELGKAKQQLEAEFNQKRAKFKELYLAKEEDLKRQTSALESAQSELSAAQAQLTQARSEIETIKAVATVSENTKQEAIDQVRGQWQEEVASLQAIMKETVCEYEVQFHQRLEQERAQWGQYREAVEREVADLRRRLDEPQEEQNLEDDMKKAQEDAEKLRSVVMPMEQEIGALKAKLSAAEDRVKELEASKVKELNHVLEAEKSCRTDLEMYVAVLNTQKSVLQEDAEKLRRELHEVCHKLELERQQHNQLKHTWQRANDQFLESQRLLMRDMQRIESVLSSEQLRQVEEIKKKDQEDDEKERLSQMKDLHEEDGADNTEPLEDIFLGLSVEEAPTDHSAHGSMHSLDADSVPGGPPDPYRENLRRVQSTDSLGSSLSATPGLNHKAKSAGHLDESDFGPLVGADCGAAADAGLGDGGSVGSVKLTASHFLLTKDQEKAIKAMTPEQEETASLLSSISQAPDAAYLPPAGYRLVSDSEWNLLQQEVKNAGRKLGRRCDMCSNYEKQLQAIQGQEADTRDQVKKLQAMLRQANDHLERSVADKQSLEDSVKLGNEETAAKVSALVRRVQESERLLATLQEAFGEAKRNTQGQMAALAQSREQLADELSRLQRDNESLQGKRRLHSELLEQDGFAMPDNVQELQATVLRLREDTATLRTSAEHTEEKLMAEILFLKEQIQAEQCLKENLEDTLQTEIEGCKEEIASFSGLKTELQRIKMEKEQLQISLSQKTERLESIRSLRIGLEQQLRELHAAKSALESQVFEEKDRAQRLQTELDVSEQVQKDFVKLSQTLQVQLERIRQADSLERIRLILNDTNLTDINQLPDT